A window from Variovorax sp. PBL-E5 encodes these proteins:
- a CDS encoding YifB family Mg chelatase-like AAA ATPase, translating into MSLSLVQSRALLGLEAASVTVEVHLANGLPSFTLVGLADVEVKEARERVRSAIQNAGLEFPNNKRITVNLAPADLPKDSGRFDLPIALGILAASGQIEASRLAGNEFAGELSLSGQLRPVRGALAMALALHMGGIATRLVLPADSAREAALVPGAEVYGAAHLLDVVRQFLAADAAQPLPEAGADGWARVVPQAARPAARPADLADVKGHAGAKRALEIAAAGNHSLLMVGPPGSGKSMLAQRFAGVLPAMSVDEALESAAIASLGGRFAVERWMCRPTVSPHHTASAVALVGGGSPPRPGEISLAHHGVLFLDEFPEFTRSALEALREPLETGSITIARAARRAEFPARFQLIAAMNPCPCGYLGSTLKACRCTPDQVLRYQGKLSGPLLDRIDLHIEVPAVSAQQLLDAPAGEATEGIRARVAAARAFALARQGKPNQALQGTEIDRHAALEPAALKFMHAAAARLGWSARSTHRALKVARTIADLAGAGEMQAAHVAEAVQYRRALGAAG; encoded by the coding sequence ATGAGTCTGTCTTTGGTGCAGAGCCGTGCCTTGCTGGGCCTGGAAGCCGCGAGCGTCACGGTCGAGGTGCATCTGGCCAACGGCCTGCCGAGCTTCACGCTGGTAGGCCTGGCCGATGTCGAAGTGAAGGAAGCGCGCGAACGCGTGCGCTCGGCGATCCAGAACGCCGGGCTCGAATTCCCCAACAACAAGCGCATCACGGTGAACCTCGCGCCGGCCGACCTGCCGAAGGATTCGGGCCGCTTCGATCTGCCGATCGCGCTCGGGATCCTCGCGGCGAGCGGCCAGATCGAGGCGTCGCGGCTCGCGGGTAACGAGTTCGCAGGCGAGCTCTCGCTATCGGGTCAGCTCAGGCCCGTGCGCGGCGCGCTCGCGATGGCGCTGGCGCTGCACATGGGCGGGATCGCCACGCGGCTGGTGCTGCCCGCCGACAGCGCCCGGGAGGCCGCGCTGGTGCCAGGCGCCGAGGTGTATGGCGCCGCGCACCTGCTCGACGTCGTACGGCAGTTTCTGGCGGCCGATGCAGCCCAGCCGCTGCCCGAAGCCGGCGCAGACGGATGGGCGCGGGTTGTGCCGCAGGCCGCGCGACCGGCGGCGCGCCCCGCCGATCTCGCCGATGTGAAAGGGCATGCAGGCGCCAAGCGCGCCCTCGAAATCGCGGCCGCCGGCAACCACAGCCTGCTGATGGTCGGACCGCCGGGCTCCGGCAAGTCCATGCTGGCCCAGCGCTTCGCCGGTGTGCTGCCGGCGATGAGCGTCGACGAAGCGCTCGAAAGCGCTGCCATCGCCAGCCTGGGCGGCCGCTTCGCGGTCGAGCGCTGGATGTGCCGGCCGACGGTGAGCCCGCATCACACCGCCAGCGCCGTGGCCCTCGTCGGCGGTGGCTCGCCGCCGCGGCCGGGCGAGATCTCGCTGGCGCACCACGGCGTGCTCTTTCTCGACGAGTTTCCCGAGTTCACGCGCTCCGCGCTCGAGGCGCTGCGCGAGCCGCTGGAAACCGGCAGCATCACGATCGCGCGCGCCGCGCGCCGGGCCGAATTTCCCGCGCGCTTCCAGTTGATCGCGGCCATGAACCCGTGTCCGTGCGGCTACCTCGGCTCGACGCTCAAGGCCTGCCGCTGCACGCCGGACCAGGTGCTGCGCTACCAGGGCAAGCTCAGCGGTCCCCTGCTCGACCGCATCGATCTGCACATCGAAGTGCCCGCGGTCTCGGCGCAGCAGTTGCTCGACGCGCCGGCCGGCGAAGCGACCGAAGGCATCCGTGCGCGCGTGGCGGCGGCGCGCGCGTTCGCGCTGGCGCGACAGGGCAAGCCCAACCAGGCGCTGCAAGGCACCGAGATCGACCGCCATGCCGCGCTCGAGCCGGCAGCGTTGAAGTTCATGCACGCGGCCGCGGCAAGGCTCGGCTGGTCGGCGCGCAGCACGCACCGCGCGCTGAAGGTCGCGCGCACGATCGCCGACCTGGCCGGCGCCGGCGAGATGCAGGCCGCGCATGTGGCGGAGGCGGTTCAGTATCGGCGGGCGTTGGGCGCGGCGGGATGA
- a CDS encoding TorF family putative porin, translating to MHRKTVRLLAAVAFAALPMLASAQLTGNVSLTSDYKFRGQDQDVIGSNGYAKTRSVKPAVQGGFDYTFGESGFYVGNWNSSVNWLNGNSIETDLYGGYKMKAGVFDLDFGVLTYLYPGNTRGNTTELYGSAGYTDEVIGSFTLKYSHTVSKDYFNYAGNKDGSGLSGRNTGYLNLAYSKEIMPKLTLKAALGYTHMSADIRSLGYKSYVDYNVGASYDFGNGLSLAGSVQGANQKNAYLLTASPGVDFGFGPIGATTYSPNKARFIVTLTKTL from the coding sequence ATGCACCGTAAAACCGTCCGGCTACTGGCCGCGGTCGCCTTCGCCGCCCTGCCGATGCTCGCGAGCGCGCAGCTCACCGGCAACGTTTCGCTCACCAGCGACTACAAGTTCCGTGGCCAGGACCAGGACGTGATCGGCAGCAACGGCTACGCCAAGACCCGCTCGGTCAAGCCCGCCGTGCAGGGCGGCTTCGACTACACCTTCGGCGAGAGCGGCTTCTATGTCGGCAACTGGAACTCCAGCGTCAACTGGCTCAACGGCAACAGCATCGAGACCGACCTGTACGGCGGCTACAAGATGAAGGCAGGCGTCTTCGACCTCGACTTCGGCGTGCTCACGTACCTGTACCCCGGCAACACGCGCGGCAACACCACCGAGCTCTACGGCTCGGCCGGCTACACCGACGAGGTGATCGGCTCCTTCACGCTGAAGTACTCGCACACCGTCTCCAAGGACTACTTCAACTACGCGGGCAACAAGGACGGCTCGGGCCTGAGCGGGCGCAACACGGGCTACCTGAACCTGGCCTATTCGAAGGAGATCATGCCCAAGCTCACGCTCAAGGCCGCCCTGGGCTACACGCACATGAGCGCGGACATCCGAAGCCTGGGCTACAAGAGCTACGTCGACTACAACGTGGGCGCCTCCTATGACTTCGGCAACGGCCTGTCGCTGGCCGGCTCGGTGCAGGGCGCCAATCAGAAGAACGCCTACCTGCTGACCGCCAGCCCGGGCGTGGACTTCGGCTTCGGGCCCATCGGCGCCACCACCTACTCGCCCAACAAGGCGCGCTTCATCGTCACGCTGACCAAGACGCTCTAG
- the glnK gene encoding P-II family nitrogen regulator, which yields MKLVTAIIKPFKLDEVREALSAIGVQGITVTEVKGFGRQKGHTELYRGAEYVVDFLPKVKIEAAVADELVERVIEAVESAARTGKIGDGKVFVYDLEQVVRIRTGETGREAL from the coding sequence ATGAAGCTGGTCACAGCCATCATCAAACCGTTCAAGCTCGACGAAGTGCGCGAAGCGCTCTCGGCCATCGGCGTGCAGGGCATCACCGTCACCGAGGTCAAGGGCTTCGGCCGCCAGAAGGGCCACACCGAGCTGTACCGCGGCGCGGAGTACGTCGTCGACTTCCTGCCCAAGGTCAAGATCGAGGCCGCCGTGGCCGACGAGCTCGTGGAGCGCGTGATCGAGGCCGTCGAAAGCGCCGCGCGCACCGGGAAGATCGGCGATGGCAAGGTCTTCGTCTACGACCTGGAGCAGGTCGTCCGGATCCGCACCGGCGAAACAGGGCGCGAGGCGCTCTGA
- a CDS encoding ammonium transporter — translation MKKLLVSLALGLSVLLAGTAGFAQTPAPAADASAAAPAAAAPAPAAAAAPATAAAASAPAADASAAAAPSFNKGDTAWMMVSTLLVIMMTVPGLALFYGGLVRSKNMLSVLMQVMVTFSMIVVLWLIYGYSLAFTEGNSFVGGFDRLFMKGIFDAATGVFAPGATFSKGVYIPELLFAAFQATFAGITCCLIVGAFAERIKFSAVLLFMAIWFTFSYAPIAHMVWFWMGPDAYANKDVVDAMNAKAGLIWQWGALDFAGGTVVHINAAVAGLVGAVLVGKRIGYGKEAFTPHSLTLTMVGASLLWVGWFGFNAGSALEAGTSAVLAFMNTFSATAAAVLAWCIGEALMRGKASMLGAASGAVAGLVAITPAAGNVGLMGAIVVGFVAGFACLWGVNGLKHLLKADDSLDVFGVHGVGGIVGALLTGVFNTQALGGPGLVGDWVTAAVTSNGIGAQVWIQLKAVVLTIVWSGVVAFIAFKIADLTIGLRVTEEEEREGLDISSHGETAYNR, via the coding sequence ATGAAAAAACTGCTTGTCTCACTCGCGCTCGGCCTGAGCGTGCTCCTGGCCGGCACGGCCGGCTTCGCTCAAACGCCGGCGCCTGCAGCCGACGCGTCGGCCGCGGCACCTGCGGCTGCTGCGCCCGCTCCGGCCGCCGCCGCTGCACCGGCCACAGCCGCCGCCGCATCCGCGCCGGCCGCCGATGCCTCGGCCGCCGCGGCACCCAGCTTCAACAAGGGCGACACCGCCTGGATGATGGTGTCGACGCTGCTCGTGATCATGATGACCGTGCCCGGCCTCGCGCTGTTCTACGGCGGCCTGGTGCGCAGCAAGAACATGCTGTCGGTGCTGATGCAGGTGATGGTCACCTTCTCGATGATCGTGGTGCTGTGGCTCATCTATGGCTACAGCCTCGCGTTCACCGAGGGGAATTCCTTCGTCGGCGGCTTCGATCGGCTCTTCATGAAGGGCATCTTCGATGCGGCCACCGGCGTGTTCGCGCCGGGTGCGACCTTCAGCAAGGGCGTCTACATCCCCGAACTGCTGTTCGCCGCCTTCCAGGCCACCTTCGCCGGCATCACCTGCTGCCTGATCGTCGGTGCCTTCGCCGAGCGCATCAAGTTCTCGGCCGTGCTGTTGTTCATGGCGATCTGGTTCACCTTCAGCTATGCACCGATCGCACACATGGTCTGGTTCTGGATGGGCCCCGACGCCTACGCCAACAAGGACGTGGTCGATGCGATGAACGCCAAGGCCGGCCTGATCTGGCAATGGGGCGCGCTCGACTTCGCGGGCGGCACCGTGGTGCACATCAACGCCGCCGTCGCCGGCCTCGTGGGCGCGGTGCTGGTCGGCAAGCGCATCGGCTACGGCAAGGAAGCCTTCACGCCGCACTCGCTCACGCTCACCATGGTCGGCGCCTCGCTGCTGTGGGTCGGCTGGTTCGGCTTCAACGCGGGCTCCGCGCTCGAAGCCGGCACCAGCGCGGTGCTGGCCTTCATGAACACCTTCTCGGCCACGGCTGCGGCGGTGCTGGCATGGTGCATCGGCGAAGCGCTGATGCGCGGCAAGGCCTCGATGCTCGGCGCTGCGTCGGGTGCCGTCGCCGGCCTGGTGGCGATCACGCCGGCCGCCGGCAATGTCGGCCTGATGGGCGCGATCGTGGTCGGCTTCGTCGCCGGCTTCGCCTGCCTCTGGGGCGTCAACGGTCTCAAGCACCTGCTCAAGGCGGACGACTCGCTCGACGTCTTCGGCGTGCACGGCGTCGGTGGCATCGTCGGTGCGCTCCTGACCGGCGTCTTCAACACCCAGGCGCTCGGCGGTCCTGGCCTGGTGGGCGACTGGGTCACGGCAGCCGTGACCTCCAACGGCATCGGTGCCCAGGTCTGGATCCAACTGAAGGCCGTGGTGCTGACCATCGTGTGGTCGGGCGTGGTGGCCTTCATCGCCTTCAAGATCGCCGACCTCACCATCGGCCTGCGCGTGACCGAGGAAGAAGAGCGCGAAGGCCTCGATATCTCCTCGCACGGCGAAACCGCCTACAACCGCTGA
- a CDS encoding SMP-30/gluconolactonase/LRE family protein: MWTTLDDSLCQLGESPFWHPHEGALYWLDIPGRAVLRTRGGIGAATVERWSLPTEPGCMAPARSGGLVIALRDGIYRAPQWGSPLRLLARADYDTRTMRFNDGKCDPLGRFWAGTLNEAKDRPNAALYCLDARGGRAPVLTQMANEATTANGLAFSPDASTLYWSDTTAHRVRAWEWAAASNVLSRPRVFRQFEGKPAGWTPESPVRYEGRPDGATVDAAGCYWASMFEGGQLLRFAASGEQLTALATPVQCPTMPCLGGGDLRTLFVTSARQGRPASELAQRPASGYVVSMRVETPGLPVHFFED, translated from the coding sequence ATGTGGACGACGCTCGACGACAGCCTGTGCCAGCTCGGTGAATCGCCGTTCTGGCATCCGCACGAAGGTGCGCTCTACTGGCTCGACATTCCCGGGCGCGCCGTGTTGCGAACGCGCGGCGGGATCGGTGCTGCCACCGTCGAACGATGGAGCCTGCCCACCGAGCCGGGCTGCATGGCGCCGGCGCGCAGCGGCGGCCTGGTGATCGCGCTGCGCGACGGCATCTACCGCGCGCCGCAATGGGGCAGTCCGCTGCGATTGCTCGCACGCGCCGACTACGACACGCGCACCATGCGCTTCAACGACGGCAAGTGCGATCCGCTGGGCCGCTTCTGGGCCGGCACGCTCAACGAGGCCAAGGACCGGCCGAACGCCGCGCTCTACTGCCTCGACGCGCGCGGCGGCCGCGCGCCGGTGCTCACGCAGATGGCCAACGAAGCCACCACCGCGAACGGGCTCGCGTTCTCGCCCGATGCCTCGACCCTCTACTGGTCCGACACCACGGCGCACCGTGTGCGCGCGTGGGAATGGGCGGCCGCGTCCAACGTGCTGTCGCGTCCCCGCGTGTTCCGCCAGTTCGAGGGCAAGCCCGCGGGCTGGACGCCGGAATCGCCGGTGCGCTACGAGGGCCGGCCGGACGGCGCCACGGTCGACGCCGCGGGCTGCTACTGGGCCTCGATGTTCGAAGGCGGTCAGCTGCTGCGCTTCGCGGCCTCGGGCGAACAGCTGACGGCGCTGGCGACGCCGGTACAGTGTCCGACCATGCCCTGCCTCGGCGGCGGCGACCTGCGCACGCTGTTCGTCACCTCCGCACGGCAGGGCCGGCCCGCATCGGAACTGGCGCAGCGTCCCGCGTCGGGCTACGTGGTGTCGATGCGCGTCGAAACGCCGGGGCTGCCGGTCCACTTCTTCGAGGATTGA
- the glcE gene encoding glycolate oxidase subunit GlcE, producing the protein MAAMDPALAQLTDRIRAAAADGHRLRIRGAGTKDFYGESPQGELLATGALTGITSYEPSELVVTARAGTPLAELEAALAACGQCLPFEPPRFGPSGTGTVGGMIAAGLCGPARASVGAVRDYVLGATLVNGRGEVLAFGGQVMKNVAGYDISRLLAGSLGTLGLIAEVSLKVLPIAPAEATLRFECTQSDALRLLNGWGAQPLPLNASRWSEQDATGALWLRLRGAVAAVDAACRHLGGERQPDAQAQPDWQAARDQRLPWFGIPGAHSLWRLSVPQTAPAIDFETAPLLEWHGAQRWYLASANQGARLRAAARTAGGHATLFRIADGASQAARSVPRFDALSAPLARIHRALLREFDPHAVFDHARLLGAD; encoded by the coding sequence ATGGCGGCCATGGATCCTGCCCTTGCCCAGCTCACCGACCGCATCCGCGCCGCCGCCGCCGATGGACATCGGCTTCGCATCCGCGGCGCCGGCACCAAGGACTTCTACGGCGAATCCCCGCAAGGCGAGCTCCTTGCCACCGGTGCCCTCACCGGCATCACCAGCTACGAACCCAGCGAACTCGTCGTCACCGCGCGCGCCGGCACGCCCCTGGCCGAACTCGAAGCCGCCCTCGCTGCCTGCGGCCAGTGCCTGCCCTTCGAGCCCCCGCGCTTCGGCCCCTCGGGCACCGGCACCGTCGGCGGCATGATCGCCGCCGGCCTCTGCGGCCCCGCGCGCGCCAGCGTGGGCGCCGTGCGCGACTACGTGCTGGGCGCCACCCTCGTCAACGGCCGCGGCGAAGTGCTCGCCTTCGGCGGCCAGGTCATGAAGAACGTCGCCGGCTACGACATCTCGCGCCTGCTCGCCGGCTCCCTGGGCACGCTCGGCCTCATCGCCGAAGTCAGCCTCAAAGTCCTGCCCATCGCCCCCGCCGAGGCCACCCTGCGCTTCGAATGCACCCAGTCCGATGCCCTGCGCCTGCTCAACGGCTGGGGCGCCCAGCCGCTGCCCCTGAACGCCAGCCGCTGGAGCGAACAGGACGCCACCGGCGCCCTCTGGCTGCGCCTGCGCGGCGCCGTGGCCGCGGTCGATGCCGCCTGCAGGCACCTGGGCGGCGAGCGTCAGCCCGATGCACAGGCCCAGCCCGACTGGCAGGCCGCACGCGACCAGCGCCTGCCCTGGTTCGGCATCCCCGGCGCGCACAGCCTCTGGCGCCTCTCGGTGCCCCAGACCGCGCCCGCCATCGACTTCGAGACCGCGCCCCTCCTCGAATGGCACGGCGCCCAGCGCTGGTACCTCGCCTCGGCCAACCAGGGCGCGCGCCTGCGCGCCGCCGCGCGCACCGCCGGCGGCCATGCCACCCTGTTTCGCATCGCCGACGGCGCCAGCCAGGCCGCGCGCTCCGTGCCGCGCTTCGACGCGCTCAGCGCCCCCCTCGCGCGCATCCACCGCGCGCTCCTGCGCGAGTTCGACCCGCACGCCGTCTTCGACCACGCGCGGCTGCTCGGCGCCGACTGA
- the glcF gene encoding glycolate oxidase subunit GlcF has product MQTELAPEYKNTPEGLAAEAILRKCVHCGFCTATCPTYQLLGDELDGPRGRIYLIKQVLEGHAPTRSTQLHLDRCLTCRNCESTCPSGVQYGHLVDIGRKIVDDKVPRPALESATRWLLKEGLPSPLFGPAMKLGQSVRGLLPDALKAKVPAPQPSGHWPARIHARRMLLLAGCVQPSMAPNINKATARVLDAAGIQSVIAPKAACCGAVKFHLDDHEGARVQMRANIDAWWPHIEGDGGHAVEAIVMNASGCGVTVREYGHLLKDDAAYAAKAQRVSALTKDLSELLPELAAALKDRVKAPPGVIAYHPPCTLQHGQQLRGGVEASLRALGFDVQLARNESHLCCGSAGTYSVLQPALAYALRDRKLGHLAQLQPTTIVSANIGCITHLQSAGQTPVRHWVELLDEAMAVA; this is encoded by the coding sequence ATGCAAACCGAACTCGCGCCCGAATACAAGAACACGCCCGAAGGCCTGGCAGCCGAAGCCATCCTGCGCAAATGCGTGCACTGCGGCTTCTGCACCGCCACCTGTCCCACCTACCAGCTGCTGGGCGACGAGCTCGACGGCCCGCGCGGGCGCATCTACCTGATCAAGCAGGTGCTCGAAGGCCATGCGCCCACGCGCAGCACCCAGCTGCACCTGGACCGGTGCCTGACCTGCCGCAACTGCGAGAGCACCTGCCCGAGTGGCGTGCAATACGGCCACCTGGTCGACATCGGGCGCAAGATCGTCGACGACAAGGTCCCGCGCCCGGCCCTCGAATCGGCCACCCGCTGGCTGCTCAAGGAAGGCCTGCCTTCGCCGCTCTTCGGCCCCGCGATGAAGCTGGGCCAGTCCGTGCGCGGCCTGCTGCCCGACGCCCTGAAGGCCAAGGTGCCCGCGCCGCAGCCCTCGGGCCACTGGCCCGCGCGCATCCATGCGCGCAGGATGCTGCTCTTGGCCGGCTGCGTGCAGCCCTCGATGGCCCCCAACATCAACAAGGCCACCGCGCGCGTGCTCGACGCGGCCGGCATCCAGAGCGTGATCGCGCCCAAGGCCGCCTGCTGCGGCGCGGTGAAGTTCCACCTCGACGACCACGAAGGCGCCCGCGTGCAGATGCGCGCCAACATCGACGCCTGGTGGCCGCACATCGAGGGGGACGGCGGCCACGCGGTGGAGGCGATCGTGATGAACGCCTCGGGCTGCGGCGTGACCGTGCGCGAGTACGGCCACCTGCTCAAGGACGATGCGGCCTATGCGGCCAAGGCACAGCGTGTCAGTGCGCTCACCAAGGACCTGAGCGAGCTGCTGCCCGAGCTGGCCGCGGCGCTGAAGGACCGGGTGAAGGCGCCCCCGGGCGTGATCGCCTACCACCCGCCGTGCACGCTGCAGCACGGCCAGCAGCTGCGCGGCGGGGTGGAGGCGAGCCTGCGCGCGCTGGGCTTCGACGTGCAGCTGGCCAGGAACGAGTCGCACCTGTGCTGCGGCTCGGCGGGCACGTACTCGGTGCTGCAGCCGGCGCTGGCCTATGCCTTGCGCGACCGCAAGCTGGGGCACCTGGCGCAGCTGCAGCCCACCACCATCGTGTCGGCCAACATCGGCTGCATCACGCACCTGCAAAGCGCAGGCCAGACGCCCGTGCGGCATTGGGTGGAGTTGCTGGACGAGGCCATGGCGGTGGCCTGA
- a CDS encoding carboxypeptidase-like regulatory domain-containing protein gives MRASFQTLLFRGAVAGACIAVPWSAQAQPAGMPAMRSQGAVQYVCGGIGSDESTAMRAAMKDHPLALLFARAGGEYLANVDVTVQDAKGGTALSMRASGPVCLIDLPAGRYTVQATSEGTTKSEAVTVGSGPKTADFRF, from the coding sequence ATGCGAGCCTCTTTCCAGACCCTTCTTTTTCGCGGCGCCGTCGCCGGCGCCTGCATCGCCGTGCCGTGGTCGGCGCAAGCCCAGCCCGCAGGCATGCCCGCGATGAGGTCGCAGGGCGCCGTGCAGTACGTGTGCGGCGGCATCGGCTCCGACGAATCCACCGCCATGCGCGCCGCGATGAAGGACCATCCGCTCGCACTGCTGTTCGCGCGCGCCGGTGGCGAGTACCTCGCGAACGTCGACGTGACGGTGCAGGACGCCAAGGGCGGCACGGCGCTGTCCATGCGCGCTTCGGGCCCGGTGTGCCTGATCGACCTGCCCGCCGGCCGCTACACCGTCCAGGCCACCAGCGAGGGCACGACCAAGAGCGAGGCCGTGACCGTCGGCAGCGGGCCGAAGACCGCGGACTTCCGCTTCTGA
- a CDS encoding glutathione peroxidase, which produces MTSVYDFEAKQIDGTPVPLAAYRGKVLLIVNTASKCGFTPQFEGLEALYEKYADRGFAVLGFPSNQFANQDPGSNEEIGAFCTKNYGVSFPMMEKIEVNGPGASPLYKWITHEAPGLLGSTAIKWNFTKFLVGKDGQVRKRYAPLDKPESLGPDIEAALAA; this is translated from the coding sequence ATGACCAGCGTCTACGACTTCGAGGCGAAGCAGATCGACGGCACACCTGTGCCGCTCGCCGCCTACCGCGGCAAGGTGCTGCTGATCGTCAACACGGCCAGCAAGTGCGGCTTCACGCCGCAGTTCGAGGGCCTGGAAGCGCTGTACGAGAAATACGCGGACCGGGGTTTCGCGGTGCTCGGCTTCCCGTCCAACCAGTTCGCCAACCAGGACCCGGGCAGCAACGAGGAGATCGGCGCGTTCTGTACCAAGAACTATGGCGTGAGCTTTCCGATGATGGAGAAGATCGAGGTCAACGGCCCCGGCGCCTCGCCGCTCTACAAGTGGATCACGCACGAGGCGCCCGGGCTGCTCGGCAGCACGGCGATCAAATGGAACTTCACCAAGTTCCTGGTCGGCAAGGACGGGCAGGTGCGCAAGCGCTACGCGCCGCTCGACAAGCCGGAGTCGCTCGGGCCCGACATCGAGGCGGCGCTGGCGGCCTGA
- a CDS encoding DMT family transporter, with protein sequence MPALALIFNAFVWGVSWFPFRQLEAHGLHPVWATSLIYAAIFVAISLVRRQALRGFVAHRGLVLLAVAAGLTNVGFNWAVTQGDVVRVVLLFYLMPLWSVLLAWVFLGERPSAAALARMVLALAGVAVVLKSPGIDWPVPASLADWLGVAAGFCFAVTNILLRRLRAAPGESRALAMFGGCAGVATLTALAGSAFGAIAPPALATPGWLGWALLLGTGFVVANVCLQYGARRLVASTTSVIMLSEVLFASTSSVALGAAVLGMRIWVGGALIVAAAAWSAFAGTPDGDDDRRIPILKDMP encoded by the coding sequence TTGCCCGCACTCGCACTGATCTTCAACGCCTTCGTGTGGGGCGTTTCGTGGTTTCCCTTTCGGCAGCTCGAGGCGCACGGCCTGCATCCGGTGTGGGCCACCAGCCTGATCTATGCCGCGATCTTCGTCGCAATATCGCTGGTGCGGCGGCAGGCGTTGCGGGGCTTCGTCGCGCATCGCGGACTGGTGCTGCTGGCCGTGGCGGCGGGCCTGACCAATGTCGGCTTCAACTGGGCGGTGACGCAGGGCGACGTGGTGCGCGTGGTGCTGCTGTTCTACCTGATGCCGCTGTGGAGCGTGCTGCTGGCCTGGGTCTTCCTCGGCGAGCGTCCGAGCGCCGCGGCGCTGGCGCGCATGGTGCTGGCGCTGGCCGGCGTGGCGGTGGTGCTCAAGTCGCCGGGGATCGACTGGCCGGTGCCCGCGAGCCTGGCGGACTGGCTCGGCGTCGCGGCCGGCTTCTGCTTCGCGGTGACCAACATCCTGCTGCGCCGGCTGCGCGCGGCGCCGGGCGAATCGCGCGCACTGGCGATGTTCGGCGGCTGCGCGGGGGTGGCGACGCTGACGGCGCTCGCAGGCTCGGCTTTCGGCGCCATCGCGCCGCCGGCGCTGGCGACGCCGGGCTGGCTGGGCTGGGCGCTGCTGCTGGGCACGGGCTTCGTGGTCGCCAACGTCTGCCTGCAGTACGGCGCGAGGCGCCTGGTGGCCAGCACGACCTCGGTGATCATGCTGTCCGAAGTGCTGTTTGCGAGCACGTCCTCGGTCGCGCTCGGCGCCGCGGTGCTCGGCATGCGCATCTGGGTCGGCGGCGCGCTGATCGTGGCGGCGGCCGCCTGGTCGGCGTTTGCAGGAACGCCGGACGGCGACGATGATCGGCGCATTCCCATCCTGAAGGACATGCCATGA
- the lplT gene encoding lysophospholipid transporter LplT, producing the protein MKRGFYTIMSAQFFSSLADNALFVAAVELLRAHGAPEWQRAALVPIFTVFYVLLAPLVGAFADALPKGQVMFVANAIKVVGCVMMLFGSHPLVAYAIVGLGAAAYSPAKYGILTELLPASQLVKANGWIEGLTIASIILGIVLGGQLVGHALSSHLLAFDFPLIDTGVDTPPEAAIATLIFIYVLAAWFNTRIPHTGVEMRPLRANVRHGLARNLFALLPDFWHCNARLWRDKLGQITLATTTLFWGASSNLKYIVLAWASLALGYNTAQASSLTGVVAIGTAVGAIVASMRMRLDVATRVIPLGIGMGLLVIGMNFISNLWVAIPFLILLGGLGGFLVVPMNALLQHRGHNLMGAGRSIAVQNFNENASILCLGVFYSVCTGLGFSAYWAITAFGLIVATFMWMIKRLHQRNLRKYPEEVEHLLAIARSDKHH; encoded by the coding sequence ATGAAGCGCGGTTTCTACACGATCATGTCGGCGCAGTTCTTTTCGTCGCTGGCCGACAACGCGCTCTTCGTCGCTGCCGTGGAACTGTTGCGGGCCCATGGTGCGCCCGAGTGGCAGCGCGCGGCGCTGGTGCCGATCTTCACCGTCTTCTATGTGTTGCTGGCACCGCTGGTCGGCGCCTTCGCCGATGCGCTGCCCAAGGGCCAGGTGATGTTCGTCGCCAATGCGATCAAGGTGGTCGGCTGCGTGATGATGCTGTTCGGCTCGCATCCGCTGGTCGCCTACGCGATCGTCGGGCTCGGTGCCGCGGCCTACTCCCCGGCCAAGTACGGCATCCTCACCGAGCTGCTGCCGGCGTCGCAGCTGGTCAAGGCCAACGGCTGGATCGAAGGCCTGACGATCGCCTCGATCATCCTGGGCATCGTGCTGGGCGGGCAGCTGGTCGGCCATGCGTTGTCGAGCCATCTGCTCGCGTTCGACTTTCCGCTGATCGACACCGGCGTGGACACGCCGCCCGAAGCCGCGATCGCGACGCTGATCTTCATCTACGTGCTGGCGGCGTGGTTCAACACCCGCATTCCCCATACCGGGGTCGAGATGCGGCCCTTGCGGGCGAACGTGCGGCACGGCCTCGCGCGCAACTTGTTCGCGTTGCTGCCCGACTTCTGGCATTGCAATGCGCGGCTGTGGCGCGACAAGCTGGGACAGATCACGCTCGCCACCACGACGCTGTTCTGGGGCGCCAGCTCGAACCTCAAGTACATCGTGCTGGCCTGGGCATCGCTCGCGCTCGGTTACAACACGGCGCAGGCCTCTTCGCTCACCGGCGTGGTCGCCATCGGCACCGCCGTCGGCGCGATCGTGGCCTCGATGCGCATGCGCCTGGACGTGGCGACGCGCGTGATCCCGCTGGGCATCGGCATGGGCCTGCTGGTGATCGGCATGAACTTCATCAGCAACCTGTGGGTCGCGATCCCGTTCCTGATCCTGCTGGGCGGCCTGGGCGGCTTTCTGGTGGTGCCGATGAATGCGCTGCTGCAGCACCGCGGCCACAACCTGATGGGTGCCGGCCGGTCGATCGCGGTGCAGAACTTCAACGAGAACGCGAGCATCCTGTGCCTCGGCGTGTTCTACAGCGTGTGCACCGGGCTCGGCTTCTCCGCGTACTGGGCGATCACCGCCTTCGGGCTCATCGTGGCGACCTTCATGTGGATGATCAAGCGGCTGCACCAGAGAAACCTGCGCAAGTATCCGGAAGAGGTCGAACACTTGCTGGCCATCGCACGCAGCGACAAACACCATTGA